The Vibrio pomeroyi genome window below encodes:
- a CDS encoding paraquat-inducible protein A has product MGGRVTSPSVTNPLSTKHQCDSSSVRLCQGCELPVDKMDIPLGKSAYCPRCGTQLYRGGTPSLSGNLAIAITCLLLFIPSHFFEFISIRLIGVMIPATLPSGVFTLMGEGFPLLGLLILFCSSIAPLLVCTSVLITHLSLRFKFFTPFRYALAIIQTLKHWMMLDVFLVSLAVSCFKLQDYSDIFVGPGLVGLILLQLFSVLLVSRISVRRYWEAWTKESDYSFTESKNVHCHNCHLSQPDGHTCVRCHHDLYHRKPYSIQKTWALLFAASVAIVPANVIPISILITNGQRLEDTIISGVASLINSDMYGIAAIIFIASIVVPVAKILGLAYILICIKMKRTIYHRQRMTIYFIVKWVGKWSVMDLFVISIMMTLVDRGQILNFTPGYGAVAFGVVVVLTMLAAESLDPRLIWDNYTSKDESVNEQR; this is encoded by the coding sequence TTGGGAGGTCGCGTGACCTCCCCATCCGTTACCAATCCTTTATCAACAAAGCATCAATGCGATAGCAGCTCTGTGCGCCTTTGTCAGGGCTGTGAACTCCCCGTCGATAAAATGGACATCCCTTTAGGGAAATCCGCTTATTGCCCAAGATGTGGCACTCAGCTTTATAGAGGCGGCACCCCTAGCCTCTCTGGAAACCTAGCAATTGCGATTACCTGCTTATTGCTGTTTATCCCCTCGCACTTTTTTGAATTCATCAGTATTCGCCTGATTGGTGTCATGATACCTGCTACATTACCATCCGGCGTCTTTACTTTAATGGGTGAAGGCTTCCCTCTGCTTGGCTTACTGATCCTGTTCTGCAGTTCGATCGCTCCGTTGCTCGTGTGTACATCGGTACTCATTACCCATTTATCATTGCGCTTCAAATTTTTTACACCATTTAGGTATGCGTTAGCCATCATCCAGACATTAAAACATTGGATGATGTTGGATGTGTTTCTGGTAAGTTTGGCGGTCTCATGTTTCAAACTGCAAGATTACTCAGATATTTTTGTCGGCCCTGGATTGGTTGGCCTCATTCTTCTGCAGCTTTTCAGTGTATTGTTGGTAAGCCGCATCAGCGTGCGTCGCTACTGGGAAGCTTGGACAAAAGAATCTGACTACTCATTTACTGAAAGTAAGAACGTACACTGTCACAACTGCCACCTATCTCAACCGGATGGGCATACTTGCGTGCGTTGTCACCATGACTTATACCACCGCAAGCCCTACTCTATACAAAAGACATGGGCACTGTTGTTTGCCGCATCAGTGGCTATTGTGCCAGCCAACGTCATTCCGATTTCTATCCTTATCACCAACGGACAAAGGCTAGAAGACACAATAATTTCCGGTGTCGCGTCGCTAATAAATAGCGATATGTATGGCATTGCAGCGATCATTTTCATTGCCAGTATCGTCGTTCCCGTCGCGAAAATACTGGGCCTCGCGTACATCTTAATCTGTATCAAGATGAAGCGTACGATTTACCACAGACAACGTATGACCATCTATTTCATCGTGAAATGGGTGGGAAAATGGTCGGTTATGGATCTATTCGTTATTTCGATCATGATGACCTTGGTCGACCGCGGACAAATTTTAAACTTTACACCAGGTTATGGTGCAGTCGCTTTTGGCGTCGTGGTTGTTCTCACGATGCTAGCAGCGGAAAGCTTAGATCCTAGGCTAATTTGGGATAACTACACCTCTAAAGATGAGTCAGTGAATGAACAACGATAA
- a CDS encoding ABC transporter ATP-binding protein/permease yields the protein MNNSKDTISRSWLITQVKKHKSKLLFANIIAIFATLISVPIPLLMPLMVDEVLLDKPASGLEMMNHLLPSSLQTPTGYIALTLLLVIIMRTVSQALNILQGRQFTLVSKTITYQMRSKMIDKLGRISIRQYETKGSGGINAHLITDIETIDKFIGSTLSKFLISFLTVFGTAIVLLWLEWRLGLFILLVNPVVIYFSRKLGSKVKHLKKYENQSFERFQNRLVETLDGIYQLRAANKERIFLDELKVQANQVRIDADKYAWQSEAAGRVSFLLFLLGFELFRAVAMLMVLFSDLTIGQIFAVFGYLWFMLGPVQELLGIQFSWYSAKAALQRINDLLKLEEEHRPVSKVNPFNENQEVTVDIENVTFSYTLENTVLNSLSLHIPAGKKVALVGASGGGKSTLIQLLIGVYQADSGCIRYNGEKTDDISFDIIRNEIAVVLQQPILFNDTLRHNLTLGAEYDEMSLWRALEVSQMQDVIKQLSNGLDTQIGRNGVRLSGGQRQRLAIARMVLSNPKFVILDEATSALDTATESALHKALSEFLKDRTTLIVAHRLSAVKQADLIYVLEDGQVTQTGTHGELVEQQGLYQTLYGSVQSHA from the coding sequence ATGAACAATTCAAAAGACACTATTAGCCGTTCTTGGTTAATAACTCAAGTAAAAAAACACAAGTCCAAATTACTGTTTGCTAACATTATTGCCATATTTGCAACTCTCATTAGTGTCCCTATCCCGTTGCTCATGCCATTAATGGTTGATGAAGTATTACTTGATAAGCCAGCTTCAGGCTTAGAGATGATGAACCACCTACTTCCATCATCGTTACAAACACCGACTGGCTATATAGCACTAACTTTGCTGTTAGTGATTATCATGCGCACCGTTAGCCAAGCGTTAAACATTCTGCAAGGGCGTCAATTTACACTCGTCTCCAAAACAATTACCTATCAAATGCGTAGCAAGATGATAGATAAGCTTGGTCGCATTAGTATTAGACAATACGAGACCAAAGGCAGCGGCGGTATTAATGCTCACCTAATAACAGACATAGAGACAATCGATAAGTTCATTGGCTCAACGCTCTCTAAGTTCCTCATCAGCTTCTTAACTGTGTTCGGTACTGCGATCGTGTTGTTATGGTTAGAGTGGCGTTTAGGACTGTTCATTCTACTGGTCAATCCTGTTGTTATTTATTTCTCTCGTAAACTAGGCAGCAAGGTTAAGCACCTTAAAAAGTACGAGAATCAATCTTTCGAACGTTTTCAGAATCGCTTAGTTGAAACCTTAGATGGCATTTATCAGCTACGTGCTGCCAATAAAGAACGTATCTTCCTTGATGAATTGAAGGTTCAAGCGAACCAAGTAAGAATCGATGCCGACAAATATGCATGGCAATCTGAAGCTGCTGGGCGTGTTTCGTTTCTTCTCTTTCTATTAGGCTTTGAACTTTTCCGAGCTGTCGCGATGTTAATGGTGCTATTCAGTGACTTAACCATCGGTCAGATCTTTGCGGTATTCGGTTACTTATGGTTTATGTTAGGCCCAGTTCAAGAGCTGCTAGGGATTCAATTCTCTTGGTATAGCGCGAAGGCGGCACTACAACGAATCAATGATCTTCTGAAGTTAGAAGAAGAGCATCGCCCAGTAAGCAAGGTAAACCCTTTCAATGAAAACCAAGAAGTGACGGTAGATATCGAAAACGTTACATTCTCTTACACATTAGAAAACACTGTTTTAAATAGCCTATCACTGCACATCCCTGCAGGTAAAAAGGTCGCTTTAGTGGGTGCGAGTGGTGGCGGTAAATCGACTTTAATCCAATTGCTGATTGGGGTTTATCAAGCCGATTCAGGTTGTATACGCTATAACGGCGAAAAAACTGATGACATCAGCTTTGATATTATCCGTAATGAAATTGCCGTTGTTTTACAACAACCTATACTCTTTAACGACACATTGAGGCATAATCTGACCCTTGGCGCTGAATATGATGAAATGTCGCTATGGCGTGCGCTTGAAGTCTCTCAAATGCAAGATGTTATCAAGCAGCTGAGTAATGGCTTGGATACACAAATTGGTAGGAACGGGGTTCGACTGTCTGGCGGTCAACGACAACGTCTTGCAATAGCCCGCATGGTGCTGAGCAATCCTAAGTTTGTTATTCTTGACGAAGCGACCTCCGCACTGGATACAGCCACAGAGTCGGCACTGCATAAAGCTCTCAGCGAGTTTTTGAAAGATCGCACAACTTTGATAGTGGCTCATCGATTATCAGCGGTGAAACAAGCCGATCTAATCTATGTTTTAGAAGATGGACAAGTCACACAGACGGGAACACATGGTGAATTGGTTGAACAACAAGGACTTTATCAAACACTCTACGGCAGTGTGCAATCGCACGCCTGA
- a CDS encoding MlaD family protein, giving the protein MNNDNQSQTSYSPEVRKNKGISPLWILPILTVALAGWLVMKSIHDAGQRVQIYFSDAAGLVAGRTTIRYQGLEVGMVRDITLSKDLSSIYVDADIYPEAKKLLSKGTRFWLVKPTASLSGISGLDALVSGNYIAIHPSETKEEPETVFQALESSPSDLLASEGLNISLTTKDLGGVSVGSQIVYRKIPIGEVYNYQLNDNAKSVTIQASIKDEYSHIITDQSRFWNVSGLGASIGFSGVDVRLESLSALLGGSIAVDSPGEGEPVEMNTKFKLYPDLKTAGRGISIKIAVPDDNKISATGAPIMYRGIEIGQITDLSLSEGRENVVASAAIQPAFSDFLNSGSKFVLEEAELSLTGMKNIANLVTGNFLTLVPGKGEKARRFTAIRKNEFSQEQEKSVAIRLTSNNSFGLDVGTQLLYKGIAVGSIIQVGLVDGVGTGSDKHEVFMDALIDNEYAHLIKSHNRFFVTGSATAELTESGLSVTVPPAKQLLTGSISFVSEGKSEARTDYQLFQSKSLAEIAKFNQSGSKTLSLFASELPSISKGSPLLYRNLQVGSISDFQLADGGVRIKVTIENRYTHLLNKHTVFWNRSGVEVDASLSGISIKAAPVKTLIQGGIAFDSLPGIDNKLGDVWKLYKDSKSARKFGRAITITSSGDQEVSKGMAIKYQGVTVGEVTLVIPNFNKGGIEITARILPEYVDKIAVTNSHFWLAEPEIGLNGIKNVSALLSKHINVDPGKGERNTKFELSKGPVQPEGKIFQLQSETRGSVSEGTPILFRELEIGSVIDVQLGEFADRIISTIQIEPDYAYLIRANTVFWNVSGVDVSIGLSGANIKAGTVDSLLRGGITFSTPPTNELQPVASEDQSFYLYPQAEDEWKSWRTAIPRP; this is encoded by the coding sequence ATGAACAACGATAACCAATCACAAACGTCATATTCACCAGAAGTAAGGAAAAACAAAGGCATCTCACCTTTGTGGATTCTGCCGATATTAACCGTCGCATTAGCCGGTTGGTTGGTCATGAAATCGATCCACGATGCAGGCCAACGTGTTCAGATATACTTTTCAGATGCCGCAGGTTTAGTCGCAGGTCGAACAACGATTCGTTACCAAGGCTTAGAGGTGGGTATGGTGCGCGACATCACCTTATCCAAAGATCTATCGAGCATCTATGTCGATGCTGACATCTACCCAGAAGCGAAGAAACTACTATCAAAAGGCACACGTTTTTGGCTCGTAAAGCCAACGGCCAGTTTGTCTGGTATCTCTGGGTTAGATGCACTTGTTTCAGGTAACTATATCGCTATACACCCTAGCGAAACTAAAGAAGAGCCAGAAACCGTTTTTCAGGCTTTAGAGTCGTCCCCTTCTGATTTGCTGGCTTCTGAAGGTCTAAACATCTCATTGACGACCAAAGATCTAGGTGGTGTGTCTGTTGGCTCTCAAATCGTTTATCGTAAAATCCCCATTGGTGAGGTTTACAACTACCAGCTAAACGACAACGCTAAATCCGTAACCATTCAAGCGTCAATTAAAGATGAATACAGCCATATCATTACCGATCAAAGCCGTTTTTGGAATGTAAGTGGCTTAGGTGCCAGTATTGGATTTTCAGGTGTTGACGTGCGCTTAGAAAGTCTAAGTGCCCTATTAGGTGGCTCTATCGCCGTGGACTCTCCAGGAGAAGGCGAACCGGTTGAGATGAACACCAAGTTCAAGCTCTACCCAGATTTGAAAACAGCAGGCCGTGGTATCTCTATCAAGATCGCTGTTCCCGATGATAACAAGATCAGTGCAACGGGCGCTCCGATCATGTATCGCGGCATTGAAATAGGTCAAATCACCGACTTATCTTTAAGCGAGGGACGTGAAAACGTGGTCGCATCCGCTGCTATCCAGCCTGCATTCAGTGACTTTTTAAATAGCGGCAGTAAATTCGTTCTAGAAGAAGCTGAACTATCGCTTACTGGCATGAAAAACATTGCAAACTTAGTGACAGGTAACTTTTTAACCTTGGTACCGGGCAAAGGTGAAAAAGCCCGTCGATTTACTGCGATCCGTAAGAACGAATTCAGTCAGGAACAAGAGAAATCCGTTGCGATTCGCTTAACCTCAAACAATTCGTTCGGACTGGATGTCGGTACACAACTGCTCTACAAAGGTATTGCTGTTGGCTCTATCATCCAAGTGGGCTTAGTCGATGGTGTTGGCACTGGCTCTGATAAGCACGAAGTGTTCATGGATGCGCTTATCGACAACGAGTACGCGCACCTTATCAAAAGTCACAACCGTTTCTTCGTGACAGGCAGTGCGACCGCGGAGCTTACCGAATCAGGTTTGAGTGTTACTGTTCCACCAGCAAAACAGCTTCTGACTGGCTCGATTAGCTTTGTAAGTGAAGGTAAATCTGAAGCTCGAACGGACTACCAACTTTTCCAAAGTAAATCGTTAGCAGAAATCGCTAAGTTTAATCAGTCCGGCTCAAAGACGCTTTCGTTGTTTGCCAGTGAGTTACCTTCAATTTCTAAAGGCAGCCCACTACTCTATCGCAACCTACAAGTGGGTAGTATTTCTGATTTTCAGCTTGCAGACGGTGGTGTAAGAATCAAAGTCACGATCGAAAATCGTTATACGCACTTGCTCAATAAGCATACCGTTTTCTGGAACCGTTCAGGCGTTGAGGTTGATGCGTCACTATCGGGTATCAGTATTAAAGCGGCGCCAGTTAAAACTCTTATCCAAGGCGGTATTGCTTTTGACTCTCTGCCGGGAATCGACAACAAACTTGGTGATGTGTGGAAGCTTTATAAAGATTCGAAATCCGCTCGAAAATTTGGCCGCGCGATTACTATCACCTCTTCTGGCGATCAAGAAGTCAGCAAGGGTATGGCGATCAAATATCAAGGTGTCACTGTTGGTGAGGTTACTTTGGTGATTCCGAACTTCAACAAAGGCGGTATTGAGATTACTGCGCGTATTTTACCTGAGTACGTCGACAAGATTGCCGTGACGAACAGTCACTTCTGGTTGGCAGAACCTGAGATTGGCCTTAACGGCATCAAAAACGTCTCTGCGCTGCTCTCTAAACACATCAACGTAGATCCGGGCAAAGGTGAAAGAAACACGAAATTTGAGCTTAGCAAGGGACCCGTGCAGCCTGAAGGCAAAATATTCCAGCTACAAAGCGAAACGCGAGGCTCGGTATCAGAAGGCACACCTATCCTATTCCGCGAACTTGAAATCGGCAGTGTTATCGATGTTCAGCTAGGCGAGTTTGCCGACCGCATTATATCTACGATTCAAATAGAACCTGATTACGCGTATCTAATTCGCGCAAACACTGTGTTCTGGAACGTGTCGGGCGTCGATGTCTCTATTGGTCTATCAGGCGCAAACATCAAAGCCGGAACGGTAGACAGCTTATTAAGAGGTGGTATTACATTCTCAACCCCACCGACGAATGAACTTCAACCAGTCGCAAGCGAAGATCAGTCTTTCTATCTCTATCCTCAAGCCGAAGATGAGTGGAAATCATGGAGAACCGCGATTCCTCGCCCATAG